The Rhodohalobacter sp. SW132 genomic sequence CGAACCGAACACTGCCAATACCTGGCTGCGTGTAAAATCGATGATCGAGAACTTTCTTTCGAAGCTTTGGAGAGATGGTGCCCTGGCAGGGGCCAAGCCAGAAGAGGCTTTCTTTGTGCGCGTAGGCCTTGGGCAAACCATGAACGCGCTCGACATCCTTGAAGGACGAATGAATGTTGAAATCGGGCTTGCTGCTGTGCGGCCCGCCGAGTTTATCATCCTGAAATTTTCTCACAAACTCCAGGAGTCCTGATATTTCGAAATGGCAATCCACACATTCTAATATCCAAATACGATTAAACCAATAAACCAAACCTGAACGATTATGGCTGTTAATTATCCAGTATCCGCATTTCACTACCAGGTTGAGTCCGGAATGACCCGTATCGGGTTCACCGAAGTCACCGGGCTGAACGTAGAACTACAAACCATCGACTACAGGGAGGGCAGCTCGCTCGATTACCAGGTGAGCAAGATGCCCGGCATTCCACAGTACTCCAATATCACCCTGAAGCGGGGCATATTCAGATCAGACAATGAGTTTTTCCAGTGGCTGAACACAGTAAAAATGAACAACATTGAGCGGCGTGATATCACCATCAGCCTGCTGAATGAAGAGCATGAGCCGGTGATGGTCTGGAAAGTTCGGGAGGCCTGGCCCTGCAAAGTTGAGGGTCCGTCGCTCAACTCCACCGGTAACGAAGTGGCGGTTGAGTCGATTGAACTCTGCCACGAAGGTCTTGTTATCGAAACTCCATAACCGAATATACACTATGGCTCAGTTTCATCCGCCCACCGGTTTTCATTTTTTGGTCAGGTTTGAGGGGCTTCTGCTCTCTTACCCCGGCATTCCTGATATCGGGTTCCAGGAAGTATCCGGAATCAATGTGGATATCGGGGTGGAGGAGTACCAAGAGGGCGGCGAAAACCGGTTCGCGCACAGGCTGCCGCAGCCGGTAAGCTACCCTAATCTTGTGATGAAACGAGGTATGCTGATTGGATCGCAACTAATGCAGTGGTTCAGGGAAGCCGTGGAAGGATTTACTTTTGAAGCAAATGACATCACTGTTGTGCTGCTTAATAGTGATCACATTCCGCTCCAGGCGTGGAATTTCATCAATGCCTGGCCTGTAAAATGGTCGGTTGATGGTCTACACGCCGAAGAAAACAAGATCATGATTGAGAGCATTGAGTTTGCCTACCAGTATTACCGTCGGATCGATCCCACATCCATTTTATAACTATAAAAACTGACCACCATGCCTATAGAAGTTCGTGAACTTGTGATAAAAGCCGTTGTGAACAACAACGAAAAACCGGTATCAGGGAAAAAAGGACATGATAAACAAATCTCCCAAAAAAATGTGGAAGCGGGCCTGGAAGAAGTGCTGAAGCTAATTAGAAACCGAAACGAGCGATAGCAAGAAAATGGGTTTAAAAGATATATTTTCCCCACAAGGGAGCCTCGAGAAGCTAAAGATTACCGCTTTTGAGGATGATGAATATTCAGCAACAACAGCCACCTACGTGGTGATGTATAATCCCACATCGTTCAGCTACAGGGTCACCTCCGACTGGCTCCCTGAAGAAGGAGTAGTTCCTGATGCCCGACAGCTGCAATTTCGGGCCAACAAATCAGACAGCGTCTCTTTTGAATTTCTGTTTGATGCGACGGGTGCCTCTCCTCCCGGAAACGATATGTCCGGCGACCTGGAACTCGGCTACCTTGGTGATAACAGCATCAACGACGACCTGATCAGCGATGAGCGTGAAAGCGCCATTGAAATTATTCAGGAAGATAAACATGTAGACCGGGCCATTACCCGCTACCTGGAAATCACACAAAATATCCAGTCATCTACCCATACACCAAACTACCTTCAGATTAACTGGGGAGCGTACCAGTTCCGGGGAGTGGTTCAGGATACAACGATCAGCTACAAGCTCTTTAATTCTGCCGGTCTTCCTATCCGTGCCACGGTTAGTTCTAACTTTGTACAGTCTCTGTCACGGAAGGAGCAGGCGGCTCTGGCGGGACGGGAATCAGCGGATCTTACCCATAAACGGATTGTAAAAGAGGGAGATACCCTGCCGCTGCTGGCTAAACGAATCTACGGTGATCCATCTTTTTACATCGAAATTGCAAGGGTAAACAAACTGAAAAATTTCAGAAATCTAAAGACAGGGCAGGAACTTATTCTGCCACCTGTTCAAAAATAAATTAACCTACTGTGCCTGTAATACCCACACAAGCCAATACAAACCTGGCAACCTTCCGGATCTTTTCCAACGGCGAAGAACTGCCCGATGAAATAGGTCTTTCCTCAATTTTCGTTACCAAAAGTGTGAACAGTATTCCAAAAGCAACCATTGAACTCTTTGATGGAAGCCTTGCCAATGAAGATTTCACTCTGAGTGCCGGTGAGTTGTTCACCCCGGGTAATGATATTGAAATCAAGGCGGGATACCGGTCTGTTGAGGATACCATTTTCAAAGGAATTTTGATAAAACACGGCATTGAGGCAAAAACAAATCAACCCTCCAAACTTCGGGTTGAACTGCGGGATGTGAGCGTTAAAATGACTATTGGGCGCAAAAATCGATATTTTGAAGACGTGAGCGACAGCGAGATCATCGAAGATCTGCTGGGCAGTTACGGCCTTGATTCAGATGTAGAGCAAACGGCCGTCACGCATAAGAAGATGGTTCAGTATTACTGCACCGACTGGGATTACATGCTGACCCGTGCAGAAGCAAATGGTCAGCTTGTGTTTACGGATGATGGAAAAATCACAGTTAAAGCGCCTTCTCTCGGTGATGAACCAATTTTAACACTGCATTACGGCCAAAATGTATTTGAGTTTGAAGCCGATATGGACGCCCGGGATCAATACTCCTCCACCGTTGGAAAATCCTGGGATTTTATCAAACAGGAGGTTACAGAACTTGAAGCTGATAACAGTGCATCTGATGCCCACGGCAACATTTCAGCTGCTGACCTGGCCGGGGTAATTGGCCTCGATAACTGGACGATGCAACATAATGGACACCTGCCTGACCAGGAACTGCAGGCATGGACCGATGCAAAACTGATGCGCAGCCGCCTGGCGAAGATTCGCGGCAGGGTGACCATCATTGGGTTTACCGACATCAAGCCGGGACACACCATCAACCTTGAAGGGTTTGGCGATCGTTTTAACGGAAAAGCTTTTGTCTCATCTATTTTTCACGAGTTTGCCGCGGATAAAAAATGGATAACGCACATTCAATTTGGACTCGATCCTCAGTGGTTTTCACACAAATATGACGACATCATCGAAAAACCTGCGTCTGGTCTTCTGCCTGCTATCCAGGGTCTTCACCAGGGGATCGTCACAGATCTCGAAGATCCCGATGGCGAGGGACGTGTAAAGGTTCGAATCCCGGTGATCAGTACAGAGGAAGCGGGAATATGGGCACGACTCGCCACACCAGACGCCGGAGCAGGCAGAGGTATCCAGTTTTACCCGGAGCCGGATGATGAAGTGGTGGTGGGATTCTTTAACGACGATCCGCGCGATCCGGTAATTTTGGGAGGGATTCACAGCAGTTCAAAAGCACCGCCCTATGACGTTAACGAAGATAACTTCGATAAAGGAATTGTTACCCGCGGCGAGCTAAAGCTAACGTTTAACGACGATTTGAAGAGTGTTACCATCGAAACCCCGAACGGAAATAAATTGATCATTAGCGATGATGAAGGGACAATCCTTCTGGAAGATGAAAACGGAAATAAGGCACTTCTGGGCAGTGACGGAATCACTCTTGAAAGTGCAAGTGACATGATCCTGAAAGCCTCGGGGGATGTGAAGATTGAAGGGACCAACGTGGAAATTGCTGCCAATGCGCAATTCAAAGCCGAGGGCAGCGCAGGGGCCGAAGTTTCCTCCAGCGGCCAGGCCGTGCTGAAAGGATCGATTGTACAGATTAATTGACCTTTACAGGAAAAGTATACTTTCGACAAATACTCATGAACAAGAAATTTGGGGAGATAAAAGGAATCATAATGAATCTTTTAATGGCGACAGATACAATTTCGAATGTTACTCATTACATAGCCCCCCTCCATATGGAGTGTTTTTGCGAAATAGGAGCCTGTCCGACTACCGGCGGAAGGGGACGGGGGTGGGTCAGAAATATCAATTACCTAATTGGAGGAATATATGCCCGCAGCAGCCCGAATGTCTGATACTACAACCCACGGCGGAACCATTGTTGGACCCGGGGAGCCTACCGTTCTTATTGGCGGAATGCCTGCGGCAGTAATGGGTGATAACCATGTGTGTTCGCTGCCGCCAAATTCCCATCAGCCAACCGTGAGTCCGTTTTTGATAGGAAGCACTACCGTAATGATTGGTGGTAAACCGGCTATCCGTGTCGGTGATACCTGCCTGTGCGGGGCCGGCGCTGCTGTGGGTGAACCAACCGTAATGATAGGATAGAAAAATATGAGTGAACAGAACTCCATATTAGGCCGCGGATGGGCATTCCCGGTGCGCTTCAAAAAAGGCAGTTTTACAGCGGAGCTTTCCGAAGATGAGAAAGATATCCGAGAAAGCCTGATTATACTTCTGAAAACAAGCCTGGGCGAGCGTGTGATGCGGCCTGATTATGGTGCGAATATGGAAGATATGCTCTTTGAGTCGATCAACGTCACTACTGCGAGCATCATCATAAACCGGCTCAAGCGTGCCATCCTGTTTCACGAACCGCGGGTAAAGGCCAATAATATCGATCTGGTGCCAGATCGTGCCGAAGGACGTATTCAGGTTACCCTGGAGTATACCATTATCGCTACCAATTCGCGGCTGAACCTCGTATTTCCCTACTACCTCGATGAAGGAACTAATATTTAATTTATGAGCGACAATTGCCGACATAGCAACCTATTAAAACGCAGCGGTACCAGCCGGCAGGACAGGCTCCTGAAGGCTCTGATTCCGGAGTATGTGGCAGTTGATGAACGTAAAATTGAGGATCTCAAATCCTTTGTACGCGAATATGCAAAACAGATTCAGTACTACGATTACAACCAGGATCCTGATGAATCCCGGCCCGACTGGGAATCATTTTTTGATAAGCAGATCGACCCGGAAAGATATACCGAACCTCATTACGCGCTTTTCATGGCGTTTCTTCAGCTTTTTAAAATTGCACGTGATGACCTGAACCAGATCACACGAAAACACCTCGACTTCTACTATCGCGACGTGCTTCAGCTTCGGGAAAAGCAGCCTGTCCCCGACCAGGTATTTCTGATATTTGATCTGGCCAAAAATGCAGAACAGCACCGGGTGGCAAAAGGAACACAGTTAAAGGCCGGAAAAGATGAGTCCGGCGTTGAGCTGATCTATCAAACAGACCGTGAAATTGTTCTGAATAAAGCTGTCGTAACAGATCTGAAAGCTATTTTTAAAGAAGAAAACAGCAGGATGTACGCCTCACCTGTCGCAAATTCAGCCGATGGTGAGGGAGCCGAGATTGAATCATCAGAAATGAACTGGCGGACATTTGGCAAACCGACTGGAGACTGGCCGGATCAGGACCGCCCGCAGGCGGAAACGGGCTTTGCTTTTGCCACTCCGCTTCTTTTTTTAGCGGAAGGAGAACGGGAGATTACTATTACCCTTACACTGAAGGAGAACAGTTGCAATACGGTGGGCAGCGAGCTGAAAAAACTATACGGGAGTAAACCATTTCAGGTTCAATTTAGCGGCGAAGAGGAGTGGATTGAACCACAGTTAAATGATGAGATAGCAGAGGACTGGACTATTACAGCCGCAATTGTTGAACGGATCTTAGATTTGCTGAACAAGGCGGAAACATGGCAGGACATTGCAGGTGTTAAACCCAGAACCGGTCCGGTTTTTGACGATCCTTCCACTGGTCACAGTGGTTCCCGCCCGGGATATGATATCGGAAGAATTACGGCGAATGAAATTTTGAATTACCGTAAAGATAAGCTTCCCAGTGGACGATTTAAATCACTTGAGGAGGTTAGGGCAGTACGAGGAGTTGGGGAGGATAAGATCAATGACCTGATATACACATTCCGAAAACCAATAAACCAGACACTTGTTGTTCCGGATAAAAGGCAGATTATTATCAAGAGAACCATTACAAAAGATCAGGGTCCAATCGTAAAATACGTACAGAATGATGGAGATTTGTCCGATCCGTTTGTGACTGATTGGCCGGTTGCCAAAATTACCTTGCAAACAGACCAGCATCCTTACCATTATGACACTCTGAAGAAGTTTGAAATTGAAAAAGCAGATATATCCGTCCATGTCTGTGAGGTGCGTAAGTTAATCGTGCAGAACGATCAAACTGTGCTGGACCCGGGTAAAGATTTTCAGCCTTTTGGGATGCGCCCGGTAAAAGGCTCCAATTTTTACATCGGCAGTCGGGAGGTCTTTTCTAAAAAGCTGGATAAATTGAAGATTCACCTCAAATGGCACGATCTGCCGGATGAAGATGATGGCTTTGAAAGCTATTACACCAAATATACCGGTCCGACCCGCACCAACGACTCCTTCCGGACCAATCTTTATATGCTCGATCAAAAAAAATGGAAGCCTCTCTTTGCGGAATCGGCTTCAACCGCTCTCTTTCTGCATGACGGTGGTAAGCTATATGAGGAACATCTGATATTAATAAATGATACGGAAAAATTGACGGATGTTCAGCGGGATCCGGGCCTTAAAGAATTGGACTCATTCAATACTGATACCCGAAAAGGTTTTTTGAAAATGGTGCTGGCAGGGCCGGATTTTGGGCATAAGGATTTCCAGCCGTCATACACAAAGGCTGTTATGGGAGCATTTGAGGAGGGTGGAACTTTCGATGATAGTGCTGAACTTCCAAACGAGCCCTACACCCCGGTTCTGAAAGAGATCTTTCTTACCTATCAGTCCTCAGCAGAATTCGATCTGACAAAACATTCATCAAAAAATAAAGAGAATAAGATACACGAACAGTTCTTCCATGTGGGTCCATTTGGCGTTTCGGAGCAGCGAAAAGAAAATCACAGCGCCCATGTAAAATTATATCCACAGATTGATAGTGAAGGAAGCCTCTATATCGGGTTGGAGAATTTCACCGCCGGGCAGACGCTTTCACTTCTATTCCAGGTTGCCGAGGGCAGCGCTGACCCCGATCTTGAGCCTCAGCCTGTTCGATGGAGCTATCTCTCGGACAACCGGTGGATCCATTTTGAACCATTTGATATCCTGTCCGACAGCACATCGGGCCTGCTCACATCCGGTATCATCCGGTTTAGTGTACTCAAAAAAGCTTCCGACCAGAATTCTATTCTACCCTCAGGCCTGCACTGGCTCAGGGCTGCCATTACCAAAGATTCAGACGCGATTTCTGACATTATTCAGGTATCGGCCCAGGCGGTAACGGCAACTTTCAAAGATCAGGATAATGATCCCAGCCACCTGAAAAAGGCTCTACCCGCTGAAACCATCAGCAAGCTAAAAAATGCCGATTCAGCCATTGGCGGAGTTGAGCAGCCGTTTTCCTCCTTCGGCGGAAGTACCAAAGAGAAACAGAACGATTTTTATACACGGGTAAGTGAACGCCTTCGCCACAAAAAACGAGCAGTTACCTTCTGGGATTACGAGCGGCTGGTACTGGAAGAGTTTCCCTCGGTCTATAAGGCAAAATGCCTGAATCATACCCGCTATACCGGGAGCCTGGATACCTATTCAGAACTGGCACCGGGCCACGTTACGCTGGTTGTGATTTCCAATGTACGTAACAAAAATGCGGTAGATCCACTACGTCCTAAAACCAGCCTGATTACTCTCACCAAAATCAGCCAGTTTCTCTCCGGTATAAACTCTTCCTGTGTGGATCTGCATGTTAAAAACCCAATTTATGAAGAGATCAAAGTGAAGCTGAACGTAAAATTCCACGAAGGATTCGATAATGGTTTTTACGGTAAGCAGCTCGAAGACGATCTGAAAGGATTTCTCTCTCCCTGGGCGGTTGATGCCGGATCCACACTTGAGCTGGGCGGCACCATTCACAAATCGGTCATTTTAAATTTTGTGGAAGAGCGGGCCTACGTGGATTTTCTCACTTGTTTTGAGACGTGGCATATCATTTTTGATCCGGCGACCGGTGAAGAGATTTCCCGAAACAGTGTAAACCAGGCGGAAGCGAGTACGGCTGTATCCATCCTTGGCTCTACCGGGCAAATGGGGCACTATGGAGATCATGATATCACCGTGCTGGAGTCAGACGATTGTGAATGCCCCGACAATGAAATTCAGACAACAGCCACGATCGCTTCAGCGGATGACTGTGGCTGTGAAGAAGATCAACAGTTTAAAACGTAAGAATCAAATGAATGGATGAACCTGTAACCATATCAAAACATGCTCCGGACCAGAAGAGTATGGATTATGAGCTGCTCCGCCAGGAAGCCATCAATTACATTCAGACGGTTGCTGGAAAAGTGTGGACCGATTTCAACACCCATGATCCAGGAGTGACCATTCTTGAGGTGTTATGCTATGCCATTACCGATCTCGGTTATCGCACATCTTATGATATCAAAGATCTCATCGCAACGGACCCGGACAGCCCTGAAAACTCTGCAATTCAAGATTTTTTTACAGCAGCTGAGGTTTTGCCCAGTGCTCCCGTCACCGCCAATGATTACCGCAAGCTGATGATCGACGTAGCGGTAAAAAGTTCAGAAGCCGGGTGCAGCAGTGTTGGTGTAAAAAATGCATGGATCGAAAAGGCGAAGGGACCGGAACACGATATCTATGTGAACAAACAGGAGAGCCATCTGGGCTTTGAGCCGGAACATTCGGGGGATGAGCCGCTGGATCTTAAGATTTTGCATAATGTGTTACTGGAGTTTGATGAGTGCGAGACCTATGGCGACCTGAATGACAACAAACTCGTCCGTGATTTTATCCTTACTGAACACACTCCCGACCCGGAGCTTGAGGGACTCATCATCCGGGTTGAGGTGGAGTTTCCACGCTGGGATGATGAAGAAACGGACTTTGAGGATGAGCAGAGCATTGCCGGAGAAATACGCGATATCTACCTCACCTTTCTGGATGCCGGTGGAAATTATACTTTTAGTTACAGCCTTAACTCCGTAAATGAGGTGATTCTTTCAGGTACAAAAATGTCGGTATCCGGCCCGGTTCCAATTGCAGGAATAGAGCATCTGACACTGAAACTGAACCAGTTCATCTATGATCCCAATGAAGGGATAATTCATTTCTATCGCCTGAAGATCGCAAAAATCCGGGAGATCGCCGACCAGGTGGAAGCACGAGTGAATGCCAATCGAAATCTCTGCGAAGATTTTATGCAGTTCAACGCGCTGCGAATTGAGGAGATTATCGTATGCGCAGACATTGAACTCACGGCCGATACGGACGTGGACCGGGCCCAGGCTGAAATTAACCACGAAATTGAGCGATTTCTATCTCCGACGGTTCATTTCTATTCTCTAAAGGAGATGACCACCCGATGTTTTGATCAACACCGCTACGACCTCACAGGTGTGGATACACAGCAAAAGATCATCAGCATAGCGGGAGTTCCAGACCCGCTGCCGGAACCCGGTGCGATCGTCACCATAACCGGGTCAAACAATAATAATGGTCAGTATACCGTGGCCTGGGTTCATGTCAATCCGGAAAGCGAAAACCGGCTGGATATTTTCGTGCAAGAGACGATCCCATCGGATTTCCTTTCAGATGACGATCAGCTTATCCTTGCAGATCTCGAACAAGAGCAGTGCTCTCCCACAGAATCGATCTTTGAAGGGCCTTTGCTGAATCATGGATTTATCGATGACAACGAACTTAAACAGGCCGGCCGCAGAAAAACGATTTATGTGTCGGACCTCATTCAGATCATTATGGACGTTCCCGGTGTAACAGCGGTCAGGGATATCCAGATTGCCAATCTTCCACAGGATAATGAAGATGGAAGCATCGACACCAAAAGTGTGAAATGGTGCCTGAAGCTTGCGTATGATGAAAACTATGTTCCAAGACTGAATTCAGATCGTTCCAGGTTTACATTTTATAAAGATCAGCTTCCTTTCCGGGCCAGCCGGCTGACGGTGGATGGGATGATGTCCGAACTTCGATCGGCTGAGCGGCCTCAAAAATTTTACCCGTCGGGACCCTACGATATCGCGCCGCCAAAAGGGGAGTATAAAAACCTGGAAGAGTACTCGACCATACAGAACGATTTCCCTCTCGTGTATGGCATCGGTGAAGAGGGAGTACCCACACGCAGCGACCAGAGTATCGGGTCAGATCTGCCCACGGAGATTGATGCCCTGCAGCTCAAAGGATTTTTGATGCATTTTGATCAGCTCCTGGCCAACTACCTCTCGCAGCTTGCTCACGTGAAAGAGCTGTTTTCGATGAATCCTCAGAAAGATGAGTTTGGGAATTTTGTGATTGGCAGGACCTATTACACGCAGCCTCTTTTTGATATCGTCCCCGGTTCGGAGAAACTCTATTTTGATGAAGACGGCCATGCGGCTGATTTGAAAGCCATTGCGGAATCCCCTGAACAGTTTCAGGATCGCCGGAACCGGTTTCTCGATCACCTGATTGCCCGGTTTTCGGAGCAGTTTACCGATTACGCACTGCTCACAAGCCGGCTTTCCGGATCAAAAGCACAGGAGGAGCTGATAGAAGATAAGCTGGCTTTTTTAAACGGCTATCCCGAGTCGAGCAGCCGCCGGGGCACGACTTTTGATTACCGGGATCGCTACAGGTTGTGGCATAAAGATAATATTTCAGGCCTGGAGCACCGCGCCGGTCTGCTCACCGGTATTGATGAGCGAGAGGCTTCAACACTTCATTTTAGTCCGAATTTCAAAATCACAGGTTCAGAACCGGAACTCCATTTTTCCATTGAAAACAGTTCTGCTGAAAGTGTTCTGAAATCACCATCACCATTTGAAACAGAAGCTGATGTAAAAGAAGCGCTCGAATCTGTAATAGTTGCGGGTCTGCATAAAGATGTGTTTGAAATTTATTCTGATGACGGTTCAGCCTATCGGTTTCAGCTTGTTTGTGAAGGCGAAACCATCGCCGAAAGCACAAAAGCCGATTACACATCCGGAGCTCCCGGCGGCGACGCAGACCTGGCAATTGATGAGACGGTTGACATTCTTACCGCGGAGTTTTTTGAAAATCCGGAATCAAACCGGCACAATCTTGTCTCCCCGCTGTTTAACTATTTCGATTATACAATTCAACTGGATATGGAGGCGAACCCGCCGGAGTTCACAATCGCCTATGACCTCTATAATAAACCGTTTGAATTTGGATCCGGTGATTCGCTCCTGACCGGTGAATATACCGGGGAAGGCCGACCAAAAGAGCCAGCTGCTATCGAGGAATCAGATCCCGCAACATCAACATTCAAAGTTGCAGGCAAGATAACAGAAAACCTGGTAGAGGGTGATGTGGTACTGGTCCGGAACTCAGTATCAAATGATGGCGTGTACACGATCTCCGCCTTTTCAGAGGTCGGAGATTCCACAGAGATTATTGTGGATGAGTCAATTCCCTCAAACACCGGACCGCTGGGCCAGCTTCTTTACAACATTGAAACAACAGGTGGACTAAGCGAGCTGGCTGAAGAAACGGTAGAAGACGTATTATGGCGGGTTGTCAGTTTTGGTGTTCGGCGGACTAGCTACCGGTTCAACCCATCTACTCCACCATATACTTCACCCTACACGTTCCGGATTTACGATCGCGGCGGAAACCTGCTGGGGGAAAGCGCACAGTTTGATTTCAACGAACAGCCTGCAAATGAGATTCAATCAGTGGGTAGCGGAACAGTTTTCATCTCAAATCCGGATGATGAAACAGAACGGGAAGAGTACAACACGGTAAATGCCACGGCCCGCGGTCCGGTGATCGATGTGGAACTGGACACTGTTCCAACCACCCAGCCGAAGCCCGGATGGCTTCTGGAGATATCCGATTCATTTGAAGTGACTGCGCTCGATCAGGCCGGGCAAACATTTACCGTAGATGGTGATGTAACGGACAGAATTTCTCCCGGAGAATCAATAAAAATCTCCGAACATGCCTCTAATGACGGCAGCTATTTGGTCCTGAGGATCACATCGGATGGTTCAGAAAGCGAGATTGTTGTGAAGGAACCCATTCCCTCCGGTAAGCGCGGAGTAGATCCGTTTTTTCTTAGTTACTCCAAATCGTTCGAAATAACGAAATCATCCGGAAGCGTTGTCACCATCAAAGGCGGCGCTGATGAGCTGGCCGTTGAGGCAATGATCCGGTTCCTGGTGAAAACGTTTTACAGCCACGAGGGAATGCATCTTGTGGAACACCTGCTTCTAAGGCCCAAAGTAAACGGACCCCATTTTGTGGATGCGGATACTTCCACGCTTTCAGACGACCTGGACAACCCGGGGATCCTGACCTTCACCCGGCAATTCCCAATCGCTGCTGCGGATATCTCATCACGGACATTTTTAATCGAAGGGGATATCACACCGGACCTTTCAGCCGGAAAGGAGATTGTCGTGGAAAACACGCCCCTGACCAACGGCTCGTTTACGATCACCTCATTTACGTTTAGCGATCCCCTTACGGAAATTGTGGTACATGAGGTGCTGGTAGAGGAAATTGAAGCTGCATCACCAACCGGAACTCTCTCCTACCGTATAGAGAACCCGATCGCCGATGTTGATGCGGATCAGATTACGATTACCATCTCCGGAAATGTTGCCGAATCAATTT encodes the following:
- a CDS encoding phage tail protein, producing the protein MAVNYPVSAFHYQVESGMTRIGFTEVTGLNVELQTIDYREGSSLDYQVSKMPGIPQYSNITLKRGIFRSDNEFFQWLNTVKMNNIERRDITISLLNEEHEPVMVWKVREAWPCKVEGPSLNSTGNEVAVESIELCHEGLVIETP
- a CDS encoding phage tail protein; translation: MAQFHPPTGFHFLVRFEGLLLSYPGIPDIGFQEVSGINVDIGVEEYQEGGENRFAHRLPQPVSYPNLVMKRGMLIGSQLMQWFREAVEGFTFEANDITVVLLNSDHIPLQAWNFINAWPVKWSVDGLHAEENKIMIESIEFAYQYYRRIDPTSIL
- a CDS encoding DUF5908 family protein, which gives rise to MPIEVRELVIKAVVNNNEKPVSGKKGHDKQISQKNVEAGLEEVLKLIRNRNER
- a CDS encoding LysM peptidoglycan-binding domain-containing protein, translated to MGLKDIFSPQGSLEKLKITAFEDDEYSATTATYVVMYNPTSFSYRVTSDWLPEEGVVPDARQLQFRANKSDSVSFEFLFDATGASPPGNDMSGDLELGYLGDNSINDDLISDERESAIEIIQEDKHVDRAITRYLEITQNIQSSTHTPNYLQINWGAYQFRGVVQDTTISYKLFNSAGLPIRATVSSNFVQSLSRKEQAALAGRESADLTHKRIVKEGDTLPLLAKRIYGDPSFYIEIARVNKLKNFRNLKTGQELILPPVQK
- the vgrG gene encoding type VI secretion system tip protein VgrG gives rise to the protein MPVIPTQANTNLATFRIFSNGEELPDEIGLSSIFVTKSVNSIPKATIELFDGSLANEDFTLSAGELFTPGNDIEIKAGYRSVEDTIFKGILIKHGIEAKTNQPSKLRVELRDVSVKMTIGRKNRYFEDVSDSEIIEDLLGSYGLDSDVEQTAVTHKKMVQYYCTDWDYMLTRAEANGQLVFTDDGKITVKAPSLGDEPILTLHYGQNVFEFEADMDARDQYSSTVGKSWDFIKQEVTELEADNSASDAHGNISAADLAGVIGLDNWTMQHNGHLPDQELQAWTDAKLMRSRLAKIRGRVTIIGFTDIKPGHTINLEGFGDRFNGKAFVSSIFHEFAADKKWITHIQFGLDPQWFSHKYDDIIEKPASGLLPAIQGLHQGIVTDLEDPDGEGRVKVRIPVISTEEAGIWARLATPDAGAGRGIQFYPEPDDEVVVGFFNDDPRDPVILGGIHSSSKAPPYDVNEDNFDKGIVTRGELKLTFNDDLKSVTIETPNGNKLIISDDEGTILLEDENGNKALLGSDGITLESASDMILKASGDVKIEGTNVEIAANAQFKAEGSAGAEVSSSGQAVLKGSIVQIN
- a CDS encoding PAAR domain-containing protein translates to MPAAARMSDTTTHGGTIVGPGEPTVLIGGMPAAVMGDNHVCSLPPNSHQPTVSPFLIGSTTVMIGGKPAIRVGDTCLCGAGAAVGEPTVMIG
- a CDS encoding GPW/gp25 family protein, coding for MSEQNSILGRGWAFPVRFKKGSFTAELSEDEKDIRESLIILLKTSLGERVMRPDYGANMEDMLFESINVTTASIIINRLKRAILFHEPRVKANNIDLVPDRAEGRIQVTLEYTIIATNSRLNLVFPYYLDEGTNI
- a CDS encoding baseplate J/gp47 family protein translates to MSDNCRHSNLLKRSGTSRQDRLLKALIPEYVAVDERKIEDLKSFVREYAKQIQYYDYNQDPDESRPDWESFFDKQIDPERYTEPHYALFMAFLQLFKIARDDLNQITRKHLDFYYRDVLQLREKQPVPDQVFLIFDLAKNAEQHRVAKGTQLKAGKDESGVELIYQTDREIVLNKAVVTDLKAIFKEENSRMYASPVANSADGEGAEIESSEMNWRTFGKPTGDWPDQDRPQAETGFAFATPLLFLAEGEREITITLTLKENSCNTVGSELKKLYGSKPFQVQFSGEEEWIEPQLNDEIAEDWTITAAIVERILDLLNKAETWQDIAGVKPRTGPVFDDPSTGHSGSRPGYDIGRITANEILNYRKDKLPSGRFKSLEEVRAVRGVGEDKINDLIYTFRKPINQTLVVPDKRQIIIKRTITKDQGPIVKYVQNDGDLSDPFVTDWPVAKITLQTDQHPYHYDTLKKFEIEKADISVHVCEVRKLIVQNDQTVLDPGKDFQPFGMRPVKGSNFYIGSREVFSKKLDKLKIHLKWHDLPDEDDGFESYYTKYTGPTRTNDSFRTNLYMLDQKKWKPLFAESASTALFLHDGGKLYEEHLILINDTEKLTDVQRDPGLKELDSFNTDTRKGFLKMVLAGPDFGHKDFQPSYTKAVMGAFEEGGTFDDSAELPNEPYTPVLKEIFLTYQSSAEFDLTKHSSKNKENKIHEQFFHVGPFGVSEQRKENHSAHVKLYPQIDSEGSLYIGLENFTAGQTLSLLFQVAEGSADPDLEPQPVRWSYLSDNRWIHFEPFDILSDSTSGLLTSGIIRFSVLKKASDQNSILPSGLHWLRAAITKDSDAISDIIQVSAQAVTATFKDQDNDPSHLKKALPAETISKLKNADSAIGGVEQPFSSFGGSTKEKQNDFYTRVSERLRHKKRAVTFWDYERLVLEEFPSVYKAKCLNHTRYTGSLDTYSELAPGHVTLVVISNVRNKNAVDPLRPKTSLITLTKISQFLSGINSSCVDLHVKNPIYEEIKVKLNVKFHEGFDNGFYGKQLEDDLKGFLSPWAVDAGSTLELGGTIHKSVILNFVEERAYVDFLTCFETWHIIFDPATGEEISRNSVNQAEASTAVSILGSTGQMGHYGDHDITVLESDDCECPDNEIQTTATIASADDCGCEEDQQFKT